In one Burkholderiales bacterium GJ-E10 genomic region, the following are encoded:
- a CDS encoding UvrD/REP helicase, producing MNDRPAAPRSPGALPAYLERLNEAQRRAVQFGADGEEGEGNRPLLVIAGAGTGKTNTLAHRVAHLLARGGDPGRILLLTFSSRAADEMARRVTRICREALAPSRGAALSLAWAGTFHSVGARLLREYAGRIGIDPAFTIHDREDSADLMNLVRHELGDSTKARRFPMKGTCLAIYSAVVNTRRSLGEVLRTDFPWCGEWEAELKRLFGAYVQAKQSQRVLDFDDLLLYWEHLAQEPQLARELGVRFDHILVDEYQDTNRLQAAILLAMKPDGRGLTVVGDDAQSIYAFRGAAVRNILDFPQCFDPPAERIALERNYRSTQPILNAANAVIALASERHDKDLWTERRAGSAPRLVNVRDEAGQADFVAERVLERREAALRLKSQAVLFRASHHSARLEIELSRRNIPFVKFGGLKFLESAHVKDVLAVLRWARNPRDRVSGFRAIQLLPGIGPKTAERVLQRCECAGAGSAGLASHPVPDGAAPAWREFAALVEGIGSDVAPWPAVFEAVCGWYEAQMERIYEDASARVADIQQLARIAATYPGQQRFLTELTLDPPSATAGEAGAPLLDEDYLILSTIHSAKGREWAAVTVLNAVDGCIPSDLSTGSAAQVEEERRLLYVAMTRARDHLDIVVPQRFYVSNQPGGGDRHVHAVRTRFLPERVLHHFESISWPESQREEPAPAVVVGERTDLPARMRAMWQ from the coding sequence ATGAATGATCGTCCGGCGGCTCCGCGCTCCCCCGGCGCGCTTCCCGCCTATCTCGAGCGGCTCAATGAAGCACAGCGCCGCGCGGTGCAATTCGGTGCCGACGGCGAGGAGGGGGAGGGGAACCGGCCTTTGCTCGTCATCGCCGGCGCCGGGACCGGCAAGACCAACACGCTTGCGCATCGGGTGGCGCATCTGCTCGCCCGGGGCGGCGATCCGGGCCGCATCCTGCTGCTGACGTTCTCCAGCCGGGCGGCCGACGAGATGGCCCGCCGGGTCACCCGGATCTGCCGCGAAGCGCTGGCCCCGTCGCGCGGCGCTGCACTTTCGCTTGCCTGGGCCGGCACGTTCCACAGCGTCGGCGCGCGGCTGCTGCGCGAGTATGCCGGCCGGATCGGGATCGACCCCGCGTTCACCATTCACGATCGGGAGGACTCCGCCGACCTGATGAATCTCGTCCGCCATGAGCTTGGCGATTCGACGAAAGCCAGGCGATTCCCGATGAAAGGAACCTGCCTCGCAATCTATTCGGCGGTGGTGAACACGCGCAGAAGTCTCGGGGAAGTCCTGCGAACGGACTTCCCATGGTGCGGTGAGTGGGAAGCGGAACTCAAGCGGCTCTTCGGCGCCTATGTGCAGGCCAAGCAGTCGCAGCGCGTTCTCGATTTCGACGACTTGCTGTTGTACTGGGAACACCTGGCGCAAGAACCGCAACTTGCGCGCGAACTCGGCGTGCGGTTCGATCATATCCTCGTCGACGAGTACCAGGACACCAACCGGTTGCAGGCCGCCATCCTGCTGGCGATGAAGCCCGACGGGCGGGGTCTGACCGTCGTTGGGGACGATGCCCAGTCCATCTACGCATTCCGTGGCGCCGCGGTGCGCAACATTCTGGACTTTCCGCAGTGCTTCGACCCGCCCGCCGAGCGCATCGCCCTGGAACGCAATTACCGTTCGACCCAGCCGATCCTGAACGCGGCGAATGCGGTGATCGCGCTCGCATCCGAGCGCCACGACAAGGACCTGTGGACGGAACGCCGCGCCGGGTCGGCACCGCGTCTGGTCAACGTCCGCGACGAGGCCGGCCAGGCCGACTTCGTCGCCGAGCGCGTCCTGGAACGACGCGAAGCCGCATTGCGGCTGAAATCGCAGGCCGTCCTGTTCCGCGCATCGCATCACAGCGCCCGTCTGGAGATCGAACTCTCCCGTCGCAACATTCCCTTCGTCAAATTCGGCGGTCTGAAGTTTCTCGAGTCCGCGCACGTCAAGGACGTGCTGGCGGTTCTTCGCTGGGCGCGGAATCCACGCGACCGCGTCTCGGGCTTCCGGGCCATCCAGCTTCTTCCAGGCATCGGTCCGAAGACGGCCGAGCGCGTGCTGCAGCGCTGCGAGTGCGCCGGGGCCGGCAGCGCAGGTCTTGCGAGCCACCCGGTTCCCGACGGCGCGGCGCCGGCGTGGCGTGAGTTCGCCGCGCTGGTGGAAGGAATCGGTTCGGACGTGGCGCCGTGGCCGGCGGTCTTCGAGGCGGTCTGCGGCTGGTACGAAGCCCAGATGGAGCGGATTTACGAAGACGCGTCGGCGCGCGTCGCCGACATCCAGCAGTTGGCGCGGATCGCGGCCACCTACCCCGGCCAGCAGCGGTTCCTGACCGAACTCACGCTCGACCCGCCCAGCGCAACCGCAGGCGAAGCGGGAGCGCCGCTGCTCGACGAGGATTACCTGATTCTTTCGACCATTCACTCCGCCAAGGGGCGGGAATGGGCTGCCGTGACCGTGCTCAACGCCGTCGACGGCTGCATTCCGTCCGATCTGTCGACGGGGTCGGCGGCGCAGGTCGAAGAGGAGCGGCGCCTGCTGTACGTGGCGATGACCCGGGCCCGGGACCACCTCGACATCGTCGTGCCGCAGCGCTTCTACGTCTCCAACCAGCCCGGCGGCGGCGATCGGCACGTTCATGCCGTTCGCACCCGGTTCCTCCCGGAGCGCGTGCTGCATCACTTCGAATCGATTTCGTGGCCGGAATCGCAGAGGGAAGAACCGGCCCCCGCCGTCGTCGTCGGCGAGCGCACCGACCTGCCCGCGCGGATGCGGGCCATGTGGCAATGA